The genomic window TTGTCAAATTATGTAAATGCTATAATCCCTTGAATGCCCTTTACATAAATAGGCCAAATTTTCTGTAGAATTCCcaacattttactgatttttgttATGTGGTAGAGCAAGCAATAACTAACTTGTATCTAGCATCAATCTGTTCTATCAGATTTTGATTCCAGTAGGTGCATCCTTAAGTAGACCTCTTAGCCAATGAAATGGAATTCTCTTTCCACATAAAAAAATTAACAGCAACTAGCTGTAAAAAGCTTATATGTGCAGCTACAGAATGCTTTCATATGAAAATCTTAAACCATAGTGTCAGAAACTGACTTGTCCTTACTCTGACTTGTAGTCACTGTCTTTGTGTATGTCTGAGAGCGAGACCCCTCTTCCTGGAAGGCATTCTCAAGGATCTTAAGGACAGATTTGCAAACTTTATTCTTAAAATCATGGCCTATGAACACATAGAGCAGTGGGTTCATGCAGCTGTTGAAATAGGCCAGACTGGTGGCTATGGGGGCCCCAATAACGAGGACGTGGACTAAGGATTTTGGAGGTTTAGCCATGTGCATTCTCAGCATGTCAATTAGGGTCATGATGTGATAGGGAACGCAGCACAGAAAAAAAGTGATGATGATGGCGATAATGATCTTAAAGGTGCGACCTGACTGGTTTGCAAATGCATGGTTCCTCAGACAATATATTATCACAGCATAAGAGGAGACAATGACAGTGAAGGGGACAACAAATCCAAAGATGATGCGAGAAATAGTCATGGCTCTGTGTCGCAGCTGAAGCACAGACGGTGTTACAAAACCATCTGAAAAAGCATAGTTGTTGTAGCAGTAGATAATGTCTCTGTTGTGATATGAAGGTGCAGTGTCCCTCAAGAAGAAGTGTGGAGCACTGAGGACCACAGCCAGCACCCAAACCCCTACACTCACACAGGATGCTTTGCGTACACTTCGGTGGTTCTGAGCCCACACCggccacaccacacacacacatctgtccaCACTGATGATAACCAGGATGTAGACGCTGGCAAACATGTTCAGTACGTAATTGGTGCTATGGAATTTGCACATGAACTTGCTGAATGGCCAGTGGTAATGCATGGTAGTATGTACCACACTGAGGGGCAGGAACGCTGTGAAGAGGATGTCAGCCACGGCCAAGTTGAGGAACCAGAATGTGGTCGCATTTAGCTTCATCTTGAACCCGATCACCCAGATCACCAGTCCGTTTCCCAGCACCCCAAAAATGAAGGCCAGACAGAACACAATGATTGACATGGTGTGGAGAAACTGTCTGACCTGGGCATACTCATCCTCATTCCTGTTCAAAGAACTGTTTCTAGATACATTTGATGAAAGGTGTGTGTTGGTGTATGAGAAAGGTGTAGCTGTACTTGTCTCAGTCATTGTCTCGATCCCTGAAATGGAAACAAGAAATATCCAGTTTTTCAAGTTTCCAAACAAGTTTAACAACAGCTACTTATGATAAAGGAGTGTAATATGTTTTTTAAATATCTAATGAAAGATTACAACATTAACCAAATGTGGAAAAATGTAGTTCTGACAAGAAACCACAAATCCACTTCCTGAAACTGTTAACTCAGCCATTTCAGTCAGAAAGCATATTCATGGTGATTTCACAATAAGGGCACAAAACATATGCATACATACTACATAGGTAAGAATAGATCCATTTCGGAATTAAAatgcaagataagataagactttattgatccctccgtggggaaatttaacagtttacagcagcaatatgcaacacaccagtgcaaaagaaaggcagatagaaataa from Sphaeramia orbicularis chromosome 16, fSphaOr1.1, whole genome shotgun sequence includes these protein-coding regions:
- the LOC115435749 gene encoding C3a anaphylatoxin chemotactic receptor-like isoform X1 is translated as MTETSTATPFSYTNTHLSSNVSRNSSLNRNEDEYAQVRQFLHTMSIIVFCLAFIFGVLGNGLVIWVIGFKMKLNATTFWFLNLAVADILFTAFLPLSVVHTTMHYHWPFSKFMCKFHSTNYVLNMFASVYILVIISVDRCVCVVWPVWAQNHRSVRKASCVSVGVWVLAVVLSAPHFFLRDTAPSYHNRDIIYCYNNYAFSDGFVTPSVLQLRHRAMTISRIIFGFVVPFTVIVSSYAVIIYCLRNHAFANQSGRTFKIIIAIIITFFLCCVPYHIMTLIDMLRMHMAKPPKSLVHVLVIGAPIATSLAYFNSCMNPLLYVFIGHDFKNKVCKSVLKILENAFQEEGSRSQTYTKTVTTSQSKDKSVSDTMV